One stretch of Qingrenia yutianensis DNA includes these proteins:
- a CDS encoding DUF421 domain-containing protein: MAIAFIRTIILYLLVICAMRIMGKRQIGELQPSELVVAIMISDLATVPVSDIAIPLLSGVIPIMTLIVFEVSISFLTLKSERARNIITGKPTYIIKDGIIAEKHMRDMRYNIEDLLEELRLKDCPNIADVHTAILETNGELSVVLKSNKRAVTPEDLKINPKQENVPLVLISDGKIRFNHLKDLNKDIKWLNQKLADRNIKNTADVFLFSVDSDGIITMQIRDGAKN; this comes from the coding sequence ATGGCGATTGCATTCATAAGAACAATAATTTTGTATCTTTTGGTAATATGCGCAATGCGGATTATGGGCAAACGGCAAATCGGCGAGCTTCAGCCGTCCGAACTGGTGGTTGCAATTATGATTTCCGACCTTGCCACCGTTCCCGTGTCCGATATTGCAATTCCGCTTTTAAGCGGAGTTATACCCATTATGACGCTTATAGTTTTTGAAGTTAGCATATCGTTTTTGACGCTAAAAAGCGAGCGGGCGCGAAACATCATCACGGGAAAGCCGACGTATATCATAAAAGACGGAATTATTGCCGAAAAACATATGCGCGATATGCGCTACAACATTGAAGATTTGCTGGAAGAACTGCGCCTTAAAGACTGCCCGAACATTGCCGACGTTCACACCGCAATACTTGAAACAAACGGCGAATTGAGCGTTGTTTTAAAGTCGAACAAACGCGCAGTGACGCCCGAGGATTTAAAGATAAACCCCAAACAGGAAAACGTTCCGCTGGTGCTTATATCGGACGGAAAAATAAGGTTTAACCACTTAAAAGACTTAAATAAAGATATAAAATGGCTCAATCAAAAACTTGCCGACCGCAACATAAAAAACACCGCCGACGTGTTTTTGTTCTCGGTTGACTCGGACGGAATAATTACTATGCAGATAAGGGACGGTGCGAAAAATTAA
- a CDS encoding DUF4363 family protein, producing the protein MRKIKTYVFVMILLVIIVVLLFCNYFYIEKRCNELTNRLDTLEKSIIDFDDEKISKNLEDVESYWQDKKDMLLAFSNHKCLDDISQTFLKISAKIDTQRYGEALEQIRLAKLHITDILTNEIPSFENIF; encoded by the coding sequence GTGCGAAAAATTAAAACTTATGTTTTTGTTATGATTTTGCTTGTTATAATCGTCGTGCTTTTGTTCTGCAATTATTTTTACATTGAAAAACGATGCAATGAACTTACTAACCGTTTAGATACGCTTGAAAAAAGCATTATTGATTTTGACGACGAAAAAATAAGCAAAAATCTTGAAGATGTTGAGTCGTACTGGCAGGACAAAAAAGATATGCTCCTTGCGTTTTCAAACCACAAATGCCTTGACGATATTTCGCAGACTTTTTTAAAAATCAGCGCGAAAATCGACACTCAAAGATACGGCGAGGCGCTCGAACAAATCCGTCTTGCGAAGCTTCACATCACCGATATTCTCACAAATGAAATACCGTCATTTGAAAATATTTTTTAG
- a CDS encoding MATE family efflux transporter — MRIHLSENFTYNKLMRFVFPSIMMMVFSSLYGIVDGLFVSNYVGKTAFAAVNFIMPFLMILGTFGFMIGTGGSAVIAKTLGEGDKKKANEHFSMLIYTTLIFGTLFAILGIVFIKPITRLLGADEQMLGDCVEYGTIILCALPFFMLQNVFQSFLVTAEKPHMGLFVTVAAGVANMVLDFLLIVPFKMGVAGAAIATAVSQAVGGLIPLVYFANSKNSSLLHLTKASADFKTLGKVCTNGSSELMTNVSMSLVNILYNFQLMRLEGKDGIAAFGVIMYANWIFISIFIGYSIGSAPIVGYNYGAKNDTELKNIFKKSFVILTVMGILLTAISVAFARPLAGIFIGYDKTLLALTEHGLRLFSLAFLVCGYNIYGSAFFTALNNGIISAAISFMRTLVFQAAVVIILPIFFKTEGIWFSLLVSELLAFTVTFAFITAKRKVYNYM, encoded by the coding sequence ATGCGGATACACCTATCGGAAAACTTTACCTATAATAAACTTATGCGTTTTGTTTTTCCGTCAATTATGATGATGGTTTTCTCGTCGCTGTACGGAATTGTGGACGGACTTTTTGTGTCAAACTACGTCGGCAAAACCGCGTTTGCGGCGGTCAACTTTATAATGCCGTTTCTTATGATACTCGGCACGTTCGGGTTTATGATAGGCACGGGCGGAAGCGCAGTCATTGCAAAAACGCTCGGTGAGGGCGACAAGAAAAAGGCAAACGAGCATTTTTCAATGCTGATTTACACAACGCTTATATTCGGTACGCTGTTTGCAATTTTGGGAATTGTGTTTATAAAGCCGATTACGCGCCTTCTAGGTGCGGACGAGCAGATGCTCGGCGACTGCGTTGAATACGGCACGATTATCCTTTGCGCACTGCCGTTTTTTATGCTCCAAAACGTGTTTCAAAGTTTTCTCGTTACGGCGGAAAAACCGCATATGGGACTATTTGTAACGGTTGCCGCCGGTGTTGCGAATATGGTTCTCGACTTTTTGCTTATTGTACCGTTTAAAATGGGTGTTGCCGGCGCGGCGATTGCAACGGCGGTAAGCCAGGCGGTGGGCGGTCTTATTCCGCTTGTATATTTTGCAAACAGCAAAAATTCAAGCCTTTTGCACCTCACAAAAGCGTCTGCCGATTTCAAAACACTCGGCAAGGTGTGCACAAACGGCTCGTCCGAGCTTATGACAAACGTTTCTATGTCGCTGGTTAACATTTTATACAACTTTCAGCTTATGCGACTTGAGGGCAAAGACGGCATTGCGGCGTTCGGTGTTATAATGTATGCAAACTGGATTTTCATTTCTATTTTTATAGGATATTCCATCGGCAGTGCGCCGATTGTCGGTTATAACTACGGTGCGAAAAACGACACGGAATTAAAGAATATTTTCAAAAAAAGTTTTGTAATTTTAACCGTTATGGGAATTTTGCTCACGGCAATTTCGGTTGCCTTTGCGCGTCCGCTTGCAGGAATTTTTATAGGCTACGACAAAACCCTGCTCGCGCTTACAGAACACGGATTAAGACTGTTTTCGCTCGCCTTTCTTGTGTGCGGATACAACATTTACGGCTCGGCATTTTTCACGGCGCTCAACAACGGCATTATTTCCGCGGCAATATCTTTTATGCGAACGCTTGTATTCCAGGCGGCAGTGGTAATTATTCTGCCGATTTTCTTTAAAACCGAGGGAATTTGGTTTTCGCTTTTGGTGTCGGAATTATTGGCATTTACTGTGACATTCGCCTTTATAACGGCAAAAAGAAAAGTTTACAACTATATGTAG
- the mgtE gene encoding magnesium transporter: MQEKMQERILFLLEKRRYAQLKEELLDINPYDLAVLMADIPIEHLPILFRILPKELAAETFVEMDHDMQEHLIKSFSDTELKAMLNELYVDDTVDIIEEMPANVVKRILKYTDSETREMINEILNYPKDSAGSIMTTEFVDLKKDMTVADAFERIRKDGVDKETIYTLYVTTKSRKLIGIVSAKDLMLSEQNVVIEDIMETNIVCVDTSEDKEVVANLFDKYDFLAIPVVDKEERLVGIVTIDDAIDVLQDETTEDITKMGAVMPNEDTYFKTSVWQHAKNRIPWLLFLMLSAIFTGTIITQYEAAFSSIPLLVSFIPQLMDTGGNCGSQASVLIIRGLALDEIKTSDFLKAVFKEIRIALLVGVVLAVVNGVRIIIMYNSDPSVNAYALAIVLGVTLMCTIILAKFLGCALPILAKKCRLDPALMASPLITTIVDACSILIYFNFAVAFMNYLIK; the protein is encoded by the coding sequence ATGCAGGAAAAAATGCAGGAGAGAATTTTGTTTCTCTTGGAAAAAAGAAGATATGCCCAGCTGAAAGAGGAGTTGCTGGACATAAATCCGTATGACTTGGCTGTGCTTATGGCGGATATTCCCATTGAGCATTTGCCGATACTTTTCAGAATACTTCCCAAAGAACTTGCCGCGGAAACATTTGTCGAAATGGACCACGATATGCAGGAGCATCTTATAAAATCGTTCAGCGATACCGAGCTTAAAGCAATGCTTAATGAGCTTTACGTCGACGATACGGTTGATATTATCGAAGAAATGCCGGCAAATGTGGTAAAGCGAATTTTAAAATATACCGACAGCGAAACAAGGGAAATGATAAACGAAATTTTGAATTATCCCAAGGACAGCGCCGGAAGTATTATGACAACCGAGTTTGTAGACCTTAAAAAGGATATGACGGTTGCCGACGCGTTTGAGCGCATACGAAAAGACGGCGTTGACAAAGAAACGATATACACGCTGTATGTAACCACAAAAAGCCGAAAGCTTATCGGCATTGTGAGCGCGAAAGATTTGATGCTTTCCGAGCAGAATGTGGTTATTGAAGATATAATGGAAACAAATATCGTCTGCGTTGACACGTCGGAGGATAAAGAGGTCGTTGCAAATCTTTTCGACAAATACGATTTTCTGGCAATCCCCGTTGTGGACAAGGAGGAAAGGCTGGTCGGTATCGTCACAATCGACGACGCTATCGACGTTTTGCAGGACGAAACAACAGAGGATATTACAAAAATGGGTGCGGTTATGCCGAATGAGGACACATATTTTAAAACCTCGGTGTGGCAGCACGCAAAAAACCGCATACCGTGGCTTTTGTTCCTTATGCTTTCGGCAATTTTCACCGGAACGATTATAACGCAGTATGAGGCGGCGTTTTCGTCGATACCGCTATTGGTTTCGTTCATTCCCCAGCTTATGGATACAGGCGGAAACTGCGGTTCGCAGGCGTCCGTGCTTATAATCCGCGGTCTTGCGCTTGACGAAATCAAAACCTCTGACTTTTTGAAAGCCGTGTTTAAGGAAATACGGATTGCATTGCTTGTAGGTGTTGTTTTGGCGGTTGTAAACGGCGTAAGAATTATAATTATGTATAATTCCGATCCGTCGGTGAACGCATATGCACTTGCGATAGTGCTCGGCGTCACGCTTATGTGCACAATTATTCTTGCAAAATTTTTGGGCTGTGCACTGCCGATACTTGCGAAAAAATGCAGACTTGACCCGGCGCTTATGGCATCACCGCTTATCACAACTATTGTTGACGCCTGCTCGATTTTGATTTACTTCAACTTTGCGGTCGCATTTATGAATTATTTGATAAAGTAA
- a CDS encoding spore maturation protein encodes MSRISSMCVPMMLILFVGYALYKKVNVYDAFIEGAKEGVKTVVSIFAPILAILVAVNMLKGSGAMDIFTAIVTPFARLISFPAEMVPFALLRPISGSGSLAMATDIFKTCGTDSFVGRAVSTLMGSTETTFYTLSVYFGAVKIKNMRHSVKCALIADIVGIFVSVAVCRLVFG; translated from the coding sequence ATGAGCAGAATTTCGTCAATGTGCGTGCCGATGATGCTGATTTTGTTTGTCGGCTATGCGCTTTATAAAAAGGTGAACGTTTACGACGCGTTTATCGAGGGCGCAAAAGAGGGCGTTAAAACGGTGGTTTCGATTTTTGCGCCGATACTTGCCATTTTGGTTGCGGTAAATATGCTCAAAGGCTCGGGCGCGATGGATATTTTCACTGCGATTGTAACGCCGTTTGCACGCCTTATTTCTTTCCCTGCGGAAATGGTGCCGTTCGCGCTTTTGCGTCCAATATCAGGGAGCGGTTCGCTCGCTATGGCAACCGACATTTTCAAAACCTGCGGCACCGATTCGTTTGTCGGACGTGCAGTGTCAACACTTATGGGGTCGACCGAAACGACGTTTTACACATTGAGCGTTTATTTCGGTGCGGTAAAAATCAAAAATATGCGCCACAGCGTGAAATGCGCGCTCATTGCCGATATTGTCGGGATTTTCGTAAGCGTTGCGGTGTGCAGACTTGTTTTCGGATAA
- a CDS encoding nucleoside recognition domain-containing protein has product MLNYIWGFLVIISIVCGFATGKIDGVTNALFDGSNGAVTTVLSFSGAVVMWCGMLKIAEKSGLTKVFAKLIRPLTRVLFPRLDKNSPALAAISMNMLANILGLANAATPLGLKAMNELDRINPKKGTASNEMCMFVVLNTASIQLIPSTLIAIRSSLGSQNPSEIIVPVWITSVITAFCACALTSVYASAGRRRL; this is encoded by the coding sequence TTGCTCAACTATATATGGGGATTTTTGGTTATAATTTCAATCGTGTGCGGATTTGCAACGGGAAAAATCGACGGCGTGACAAACGCGCTTTTTGACGGCTCAAACGGCGCGGTGACAACGGTTTTATCGTTTTCGGGCGCGGTGGTGATGTGGTGCGGTATGCTCAAAATCGCCGAAAAAAGCGGACTTACAAAGGTTTTTGCAAAGCTGATACGTCCGCTCACGCGCGTGCTTTTTCCGCGTCTTGACAAAAATTCGCCTGCGCTCGCGGCAATTTCTATGAATATGCTGGCAAACATTCTTGGGCTTGCAAATGCCGCAACACCGCTCGGACTTAAGGCAATGAACGAGCTGGACAGGATAAATCCGAAAAAAGGCACGGCAAGCAACGAAATGTGTATGTTTGTTGTGCTCAACACCGCGTCAATCCAGCTTATTCCGTCGACGCTTATTGCAATCCGCTCGTCGCTCGGCTCGCAAAATCCGTCCGAAATTATCGTTCCCGTGTGGATAACCTCCGTAATAACCGCGTTTTGCGCCTGTGCGCTGACAAGTGTGTATGCAAGCGCCGGCAGGAGGCGGTTATGA
- a CDS encoding RNA polymerase sigma factor, whose protein sequence is MSTRKAFEKFMEGNIDNAYRFAYTFVKNKPDAEDILSESAVKALKAIKTLKDEKYLKSWFYKIITNTAITHINRGRKVVSVDFSQCEEIAHNDETNLEFFDILKDLSIQDRSIIVLKILENMKFCEIAEILKLNESTVKTRYYKALKALKIDLEGEIYG, encoded by the coding sequence ATGTCGACACGAAAAGCCTTTGAAAAATTTATGGAGGGTAACATAGATAACGCCTACCGATTTGCATACACCTTTGTGAAAAACAAACCGGACGCGGAGGATATTTTGTCCGAGAGCGCGGTAAAAGCACTCAAGGCGATTAAAACCTTAAAAGACGAAAAATACTTAAAAAGCTGGTTTTACAAGATAATCACAAACACCGCGATTACGCACATAAACCGCGGGAGGAAAGTTGTCAGCGTAGATTTTTCGCAGTGCGAAGAAATTGCGCACAACGACGAAACAAACCTTGAATTTTTCGATATTTTAAAGGATTTAAGCATTCAGGACAGGAGCATTATAGTTTTAAAAATTTTGGAGAATATGAAGTTTTGTGAAATCGCCGAAATTTTAAAGCTTAACGAAAGCACCGTCAAAACGCGTTATTACAAGGCGCTCAAAGCACTTAAAATTGATTTGGAGGGCGAAATTTATGGATAA
- a CDS encoding anti-sigma-V factor rsiV, with translation MDKIKLLKDEYQKINIDKKFKERTICMIKNKNRKKLVLKLCSSIAASIVILGTAAVNLSPTLAYAAKDIPVLKDIVRVVTLGRYEANENGYSAEIASPKIEGLLDKELENRLNKEFKDNADALISAYENDVKELKKEFGDETIHMGVKSDYIIKTDNDNYLSLDVYILNVAGSSSTKHTFYTIDKKSGKLVTLKSLFKDNADYITPISNYIRGEMKRINNEENGAFWIEKDEFNFDIFEKIKPNQNFYINSDNKLVICFDKYDVAAGAQGSPEFVIPDSVIKDILR, from the coding sequence ATGGATAAAATCAAACTTTTAAAAGACGAATATCAAAAAATAAACATTGACAAAAAATTTAAGGAAAGGACGATTTGTATGATTAAAAACAAAAACAGAAAAAAATTAGTTCTAAAACTTTGCTCGTCAATCGCGGCAAGTATTGTAATTCTCGGCACTGCGGCGGTCAATCTCTCCCCCACTCTCGCGTATGCCGCAAAAGATATACCCGTTTTAAAGGATATTGTAAGAGTTGTTACTCTCGGCAGATACGAGGCTAACGAAAACGGATACAGTGCGGAAATCGCGTCGCCGAAAATTGAGGGACTTTTAGACAAGGAGCTTGAAAACAGGCTTAACAAAGAGTTTAAAGACAACGCGGACGCGCTTATTTCGGCATACGAAAACGACGTCAAGGAGCTGAAAAAAGAATTCGGTGACGAAACAATTCATATGGGTGTAAAATCCGACTACATCATAAAAACCGACAACGACAATTATCTGTCGCTCGACGTTTACATCCTAAACGTCGCGGGTTCGTCGTCAACAAAGCACACCTTCTACACAATCGACAAGAAATCGGGAAAACTTGTGACGTTAAAATCACTTTTTAAAGACAATGCCGACTATATCACGCCGATCAGCAACTACATCAGAGGCGAAATGAAACGCATAAACAATGAAGAAAACGGCGCGTTCTGGATTGAAAAGGACGAATTTAACTTTGATATATTTGAAAAAATCAAGCCCAACCAGAATTTTTACATCAATTCCGACAATAAATTGGTAATTTGCTTTGACAAATATGACGTTGCGGCGGGCGCGCAAGGCAGTCCCGAATTTGTAATTCCGGACAGTGTAATCAAAGACATTTTAAGATGA
- a CDS encoding AbrB/MazE/SpoVT family DNA-binding domain-containing protein, whose amino-acid sequence MLKSTGIVRQVDELGRITLPIELRRTLEINEKDSLEIFVEGNTIVLKKYEPSCMFCGNARNVISYKDRNICSDCLEELKNFNA is encoded by the coding sequence ATGCTCAAATCTACGGGCATAGTACGACAGGTGGATGAATTAGGAAGAATTACCCTTCCTATCGAGCTTCGAAGAACGCTCGAAATCAACGAAAAGGACAGTCTTGAAATTTTTGTTGAAGGTAATACAATAGTTCTTAAAAAATATGAACCGTCTTGTATGTTCTGCGGTAACGCGCGGAATGTTATTTCATACAAAGACCGGAATATTTGCTCTGACTGCCTTGAAGAACTAAAGAACTTTAACGCGTAA